A genomic window from Gymnodinialimonas ceratoperidinii includes:
- a CDS encoding 2'-deoxycytidine 5'-triphosphate deaminase, which yields MTDSLSSSTHGVLPDHAISAMIDAGAISARPAIPAEQIQPASLDLRLGTKAYRVRASFLTGAERTVAERLPEFTMHEMDLTPGAVLEKGCVYVVPLTESLALPHDITAVCNAKSSTGRVDCLTRVIADGGVEFDRIPAGYTGPLYAEICPRSFSVKIEPGLRLNQIRFRRGQAVLSDAALKARHDETPLVDQTPLIDEGLGFSVDLSPRNTTLVGYRAKPHAGVIDLTQIGTHKTADFWEEIHSDNGQIILDPGAFYILVSREAVTIPPDCAAEMAPYLAMVGEFRVHYAGFFDPGFGHGVPARGVLEVRCHEAPFVLEHGQTVGRLVYETMAAAPSQLYGADIASNYQGQGLKLSKHFKG from the coding sequence ATGACTGATTCCCTCTCGTCCAGCACCCACGGCGTTCTGCCCGACCACGCGATCTCCGCGATGATCGATGCGGGCGCGATCTCTGCCCGGCCTGCCATCCCGGCCGAACAGATCCAGCCCGCAAGCCTCGATCTGCGGCTCGGCACCAAGGCCTACCGCGTCCGCGCGTCCTTCCTCACCGGGGCGGAGAGGACAGTGGCCGAACGCCTGCCCGAGTTCACCATGCACGAGATGGACCTGACCCCGGGCGCGGTGCTGGAGAAAGGCTGCGTCTACGTCGTGCCCTTGACCGAGAGCCTCGCCCTGCCCCATGACATCACCGCCGTCTGCAACGCCAAGTCTTCCACCGGGCGGGTCGATTGCCTGACCCGCGTGATCGCCGACGGCGGCGTGGAGTTCGACCGCATCCCCGCAGGCTACACCGGGCCGCTCTACGCGGAAATATGCCCCCGCTCCTTCTCGGTGAAGATCGAGCCCGGCCTGCGCCTGAACCAGATCCGGTTCCGCCGCGGCCAGGCCGTGCTCAGCGACGCCGCGCTCAAGGCGCGCCACGATGAGACCCCCCTCGTCGACCAGACCCCGCTGATAGACGAGGGCCTGGGCTTCTCCGTCGACCTCTCGCCCAGGAATACCACTCTGGTGGGCTACCGCGCCAAACCCCATGCGGGCGTCATTGACCTGACGCAGATCGGCACCCACAAGACCGCCGACTTCTGGGAGGAAATCCACAGCGACAACGGCCAGATCATCCTCGACCCCGGCGCCTTCTACATCCTCGTCAGCCGCGAGGCGGTCACCATCCCGCCAGATTGCGCCGCCGAAATGGCCCCCTACCTCGCAATGGTCGGAGAGTTCCGCGTCCATTACGCCGGCTTCTTCGACCCGGGCTTTGGCCACGGCGTGCCTGCGCGCGGCGTCCTCGAAGTGCGCTGCCATGAGGCGCCCTTCGTTCTGGAGCACGGCCAGACCGTGGGCCGCCTCGTCTACGAGACCATGGCCGCAGCCCCCTCGCAGCTTTACGGCGCCGACATCGCGTCCAACTACCAGGGCCAGGGCCTGAAGCTCTCGAAACACTTCAAAGGCTAG
- the ihfA gene encoding integration host factor subunit alpha, whose product MSAKTLTRMDLSEAVFREVGLSRNESAQLVERVLEMMSDALVDGEQVKISSFGTFSVRSKTARVGRNPKTGEEVPISPRRVLTFRPSHLMKDRVAAGNRK is encoded by the coding sequence ATGTCAGCAAAAACTTTGACGCGCATGGACCTGAGCGAAGCGGTGTTCCGCGAAGTCGGTCTGTCGCGCAACGAAAGTGCGCAGTTGGTGGAGCGTGTTCTGGAGATGATGTCGGACGCATTGGTGGACGGGGAACAGGTCAAGATTTCCTCGTTCGGAACCTTCTCGGTCCGCTCCAAGACCGCCCGCGTGGGACGCAATCCGAAGACCGGGGAAGAAGTGCCGATCAGCCCGCGCCGCGTGCTGACGTTCCGCCCGTCGCACCTGATGAAAGACCGTGTTGCAGCGGGCAACCGCAAGTAG
- a CDS encoding anhydro-N-acetylmuramic acid kinase, translating into MPSIWAAGAMSGTSFDGVDVAVLRTDGVEIAAFGETREVAYSEADRAVLRGAMGAWPGEARADAAARIVEAAHIAAMVDLPAVDLLGFHGQTLAHDPAGGRTHQVGDGATLARALGVEVIWDFRSSDMGMGGQGAPLAPFYHWACARWIGAKAPVAFLNLGGVGNISWVDPGIAAPELPGACVAFDTGPANAPIDDMMVQRGLGAFDAGGVLARAGEIDLALLEETLSSPWFDIAPPKALDRDAFADVGAAVARLSDADAAATLTAVAAGAVARAMPHLPSRPEDLLVTGGGRLNATLMEMLREATGCKVWSVDEVGLDGNALEAQAFAYLAVRVARGLPTSSPTTTGVAAPVGGGRRSRPAGAVLG; encoded by the coding sequence ATGCCTTCGATTTGGGCGGCGGGCGCGATGTCGGGCACGTCTTTCGACGGGGTGGACGTGGCGGTGCTGCGAACGGACGGGGTCGAGATCGCGGCTTTTGGCGAGACCCGCGAGGTCGCTTATTCCGAGGCCGACCGCGCGGTCCTGCGCGGCGCGATGGGCGCCTGGCCCGGAGAGGCGCGCGCCGATGCGGCGGCGCGGATCGTCGAGGCGGCGCATATCGCGGCCATGGTGGATCTGCCGGCGGTGGATTTGCTCGGCTTCCACGGTCAGACCCTGGCCCACGACCCGGCCGGAGGGCGCACCCATCAGGTCGGGGACGGTGCCACGCTGGCCCGGGCGCTCGGGGTCGAGGTGATCTGGGATTTCCGCAGCAGCGATATGGGTATGGGCGGGCAGGGCGCGCCGCTCGCGCCGTTCTATCATTGGGCCTGTGCCCGCTGGATCGGCGCCAAGGCCCCGGTGGCGTTCCTCAACCTCGGCGGTGTCGGCAACATATCCTGGGTGGACCCGGGCATCGCGGCCCCGGAACTGCCCGGCGCGTGCGTGGCCTTCGACACCGGCCCGGCCAATGCGCCGATTGACGACATGATGGTGCAACGCGGCCTCGGCGCCTTTGACGCCGGAGGGGTGCTCGCCCGCGCGGGAGAGATCGACCTCGCGCTTCTGGAGGAGACCTTGAGCAGCCCGTGGTTCGACATCGCGCCGCCCAAGGCGCTTGACCGGGACGCTTTCGCGGACGTCGGCGCCGCCGTGGCGCGGTTGAGCGACGCCGACGCGGCCGCGACCCTCACCGCCGTCGCCGCCGGCGCGGTAGCCCGCGCGATGCCGCATCTGCCCTCCCGCCCCGAAGACCTGTTGGTGACAGGGGGCGGACGGTTGAATGCGACGTTGATGGAGATGCTGAGAGAGGCCACCGGTTGCAAGGTCTGGTCGGTGGACGAAGTGGGCCTCGACGGGAACGCGCTGGAGGCTCAGGCTTTCGCTTATCTCGCCGTCCGCGTGGCGCGCGGGTTGCCGACCTCGTCTCCGACCACCACCGGTGTGGCCGCGCCCGTGGGTGGCGGGCGGCGGTCGCGTCCTGCGGGGGCGGTCTTGGGGTAA
- a CDS encoding GNAT family N-acetyltransferase has product MPLQQSPLWLAATRLVGGDGEMVELGPRRAVVLRRRLRFVGDLALLSRADLQLSRSDAAQLRETLDAKHLVVNAETEADARALAAAGYHRLFAPRIVAELTLDPCLDKMAARLHQKWRNRLRHGQAQNLVIQRRPMPPDKRFWLFKAEAIQSLRKWYQPLPPDMIAAMAACQAGAVQVFTAYHMGHRVGAMLFLRHGRQATYQIGWSTAEGRRMSAGPALMWRAMIELQAMGAERIDLGAADKSLAPGLARFKRGTGAELRPLGGTWLDTCWSRRRRRPAQVPALLVR; this is encoded by the coding sequence ATGCCGCTGCAGCAAAGCCCCCTCTGGCTCGCGGCGACGCGACTGGTCGGCGGAGACGGCGAGATGGTGGAACTGGGTCCGCGCCGCGCGGTGGTTCTGCGGCGCAGGCTGCGTTTCGTGGGCGATCTGGCGCTTCTGTCAAGGGCCGATTTGCAGCTATCGAGGTCTGACGCGGCGCAATTACGAGAGACCTTGGATGCCAAACACCTCGTCGTGAACGCCGAGACCGAGGCGGACGCCCGCGCCTTGGCTGCCGCCGGGTATCACCGGCTTTTCGCGCCACGCATCGTGGCGGAACTGACGCTTGATCCCTGCCTCGACAAAATGGCGGCGCGGCTGCACCAGAAGTGGCGCAACAGGCTGCGCCATGGCCAAGCACAGAACCTCGTGATCCAGCGCCGCCCGATGCCGCCCGACAAGCGCTTTTGGCTCTTCAAGGCCGAGGCCATTCAATCGCTGCGCAAGTGGTACCAGCCTCTGCCGCCCGACATGATCGCGGCCATGGCCGCCTGTCAGGCGGGCGCGGTGCAGGTTTTCACCGCCTACCACATGGGCCACCGCGTCGGGGCCATGCTGTTCCTGCGCCACGGGCGGCAGGCCACCTACCAGATCGGCTGGAGCACCGCGGAGGGGCGCAGGATGTCGGCCGGACCGGCCCTTATGTGGCGCGCGATGATCGAGTTGCAGGCCATGGGGGCCGAGCGGATCGACCTCGGCGCCGCTGACAAGAGCCTCGCGCCCGGTCTGGCCCGTTTCAAGCGAGGCACAGGGGCCGAGCTGCGCCCCTTGGGCGGGACCTGGCTAGATACCTGCTGGTCCCGCCGCCGACGCCGCCCAGCGCAGGTGCCGGCGTTGCTTGTGCGGTGA
- a CDS encoding beta-ketoacyl-ACP synthase III has translation MTLRAVPVGIGHYLPERVVPNAEFEAMEGLETSDAWIKSRSGIERRHFAAEGETTSQMAVAAAQKALSHAGLEAADVDAIIVATSTPDLTFPSVATMVQAGLGMTKGFAFDVQAVCAGFVYALANANALIVSGQAKRVLVIGAETFSRIMDWSDRTTCVLFGDGAGALILEARESAGTSEDHGILATDLNSDGSFKDLLYVDGGVSSTGTTGVLKMQGKEVFRHAVEKLTQTASTALEKAGVGIPDVDWVVPHQANIRIISGTMKKFGLPMDKCIVTVQDHGNTSAASIPLAMSVGVQEGRIKPGDLLVTEAIGGGLAWGSVVLRW, from the coding sequence ATGACACTCCGTGCGGTTCCCGTTGGTATCGGCCACTACCTTCCCGAGCGGGTGGTCCCGAACGCCGAGTTCGAAGCGATGGAAGGCCTGGAGACGTCGGACGCCTGGATCAAGTCGCGGTCGGGAATCGAGCGGCGCCACTTCGCCGCCGAAGGCGAGACGACAAGCCAGATGGCCGTGGCCGCCGCGCAAAAAGCGCTGTCCCATGCGGGGCTTGAAGCAGCGGACGTTGATGCGATCATCGTCGCCACCTCGACCCCGGATCTCACCTTCCCCTCGGTCGCCACTATGGTGCAGGCGGGGCTTGGCATGACCAAGGGATTCGCTTTCGACGTGCAGGCCGTCTGCGCCGGATTCGTCTACGCGCTCGCCAATGCCAACGCCTTGATCGTCTCGGGCCAGGCAAAGCGGGTGCTGGTGATCGGGGCCGAAACCTTCAGCCGGATCATGGATTGGTCGGACCGCACCACCTGCGTTTTGTTTGGCGACGGCGCGGGCGCGCTGATCCTTGAAGCGCGTGAGAGCGCCGGCACCTCGGAGGATCACGGCATCCTCGCCACCGATCTGAATTCCGACGGCTCCTTTAAGGATCTGCTCTATGTCGACGGCGGCGTGTCGAGCACCGGGACCACCGGCGTTCTGAAGATGCAGGGCAAGGAAGTCTTTCGCCACGCTGTTGAAAAGCTTACACAAACTGCCTCCACCGCCTTAGAGAAAGCCGGCGTCGGCATCCCCGATGTCGACTGGGTCGTGCCGCATCAGGCCAACATCCGCATCATCTCGGGCACGATGAAGAAGTTCGGACTGCCAATGGATAAGTGCATCGTGACGGTGCAGGACCATGGCAATACGTCGGCCGCCTCCATCCCGCTGGCGATGTCCGTGGGCGTTCAGGAAGGGCGCATCAAGCCCGGTGATCTGCTGGTGACGGAAGCCATCGGCGGCGGTCTTGCCTGGGGCTCCGTGGTGCTGCGCTGGTAA
- a CDS encoding outer membrane protein assembly factor BamE gives MRQSFFSTLRPAIRRVGFGLVLAGGLTACAATYTNHGYVPPPEVLSEINIGSTREQVAEAAGSPGTGGVMRDEAWFYTQYRVRNFTYNAPEVIERDIVAISFNEGGRVSNIERFGLEDGQLVQLSRRVTESSVRDISFLSSILSNFGRINIGDALSD, from the coding sequence ATGCGTCAGTCTTTCTTTTCCACCCTCCGCCCCGCGATCCGGCGCGTTGGATTTGGTTTGGTCCTCGCAGGCGGCCTTACGGCCTGCGCGGCGACATACACCAATCACGGCTACGTTCCCCCGCCCGAGGTGCTCTCTGAAATCAACATCGGCAGCACGCGTGAGCAGGTGGCCGAAGCCGCAGGCTCGCCCGGCACTGGCGGCGTGATGCGGGACGAGGCGTGGTTCTACACCCAGTACCGTGTGCGCAATTTCACCTACAACGCCCCCGAAGTGATCGAGCGCGACATCGTCGCGATCTCCTTCAACGAGGGCGGCCGGGTCTCGAACATCGAGCGCTTTGGTCTGGAAGACGGCCAGCTGGTGCAATTGTCGCGTCGGGTCACGGAAAGCTCGGTCCGGGATATCTCGTTCCTCAGCTCGATCCTGTCCAACTTCGGCCGGATCAACATCGGCGACGCGCTCTCCGACTAA
- the plsX gene encoding phosphate acyltransferase PlsX has translation MSDGAALTEGAVEDTVLSIDAMGGDLGPGAVVSGLSKAAAANPQLRFIVHGDGPELERLIAKKRGLAEICEIRHAKGVVTMDAKPSHVMRNGKDTSMWSTIEAVRAGEASVAVSCGNTGALMAISMIRLRKLEGVNRPAIACLWPSRNPSGFNVMLDVGADIRADAEDLLQYALMGASYARNGLDLVRPRIGLLNVGTEEHKGRAELKVAADMIERVAPAADFEFVGFVEGGDLPSDRVDVIVTDGFTGNVALKTGEGTARLIREQLSEAFKKTPFSRIAALLAYTSLRRLVKRIDPRRVNGGVFLGLNGTVVKSHGSADSTGVAAAIQLAAQLSATGFHKRLAARIAQSEAAATLAIQQEESSE, from the coding sequence ATGAGCGATGGTGCAGCGTTAACGGAAGGTGCGGTGGAAGACACCGTCTTGTCCATTGACGCGATGGGGGGCGATCTTGGCCCCGGCGCTGTCGTCTCCGGCCTGTCGAAAGCTGCGGCTGCCAACCCGCAGTTGCGCTTCATCGTGCATGGTGACGGTCCCGAGCTGGAACGTCTGATCGCCAAGAAGCGCGGCCTGGCCGAGATCTGCGAGATCCGGCACGCCAAGGGCGTGGTCACGATGGACGCCAAACCGTCCCACGTGATGCGCAACGGCAAAGACACTTCCATGTGGTCGACGATCGAAGCAGTCCGGGCCGGAGAGGCCTCGGTCGCGGTGTCCTGTGGCAACACCGGTGCGCTGATGGCGATCTCGATGATCCGCCTGCGCAAGCTGGAAGGCGTCAACCGCCCCGCCATTGCCTGCCTCTGGCCCTCGCGCAACCCTTCGGGCTTCAACGTGATGCTCGACGTGGGCGCCGATATCCGCGCCGATGCCGAGGACCTGCTGCAATATGCGCTGATGGGCGCGAGCTATGCGCGTAACGGGCTCGACCTCGTGCGGCCGCGCATCGGCTTGCTGAACGTGGGCACGGAAGAGCACAAGGGCCGCGCCGAGCTGAAGGTCGCCGCCGACATGATCGAGCGCGTGGCCCCGGCCGCCGATTTCGAATTTGTTGGCTTCGTGGAGGGCGGAGACCTGCCCTCGGACCGCGTCGACGTGATCGTGACCGATGGCTTCACCGGCAATGTCGCGCTGAAGACCGGCGAAGGCACCGCGCGCCTGATCCGCGAGCAATTGTCCGAAGCGTTCAAGAAGACCCCCTTCTCCCGCATCGCGGCGCTGCTGGCCTATACCTCCTTGCGGCGGCTGGTGAAACGCATCGACCCGCGCCGGGTCAACGGCGGCGTGTTCCTCGGCCTCAACGGCACTGTGGTAAAGTCCCATGGCTCTGCCGATTCGACCGGCGTCGCCGCGGCGATCCAGCTTGCGGCACAGCTGTCGGCCACGGGCTTTCACAAACGGCTGGCCGCGCGCATCGCGCAATCAGAGGCCGCCGCGACACTCGCCATCCAACAAGAGGAATCATCCGAATGA
- a CDS encoding GNAT family N-acetyltransferase, translating to MVTPLTPRFGARLATSEADFAAARALRARVFHGDRGDRFDAICRHVLVEDSLDGSLVCCFRMLHLENGTEIGRSYSAQYYELSALSQFSGPMVEMGRFCVDPDRHDPDILRVAWAAMTAYVDARGVEMLFGCSSFTGTSARAYYDAFALLKDRHLAPKCWLPRVKAPSVFKFAARLRRKPDLRAAQAVMPPLLRTYLLMGGWVSDHAVIDDQMNTLHVFTGLEISAVPPARARLLRSLAGEGPVFHH from the coding sequence ATGGTGACACCTCTCACCCCGCGCTTCGGTGCGCGACTGGCCACGAGCGAGGCCGATTTCGCGGCCGCGCGCGCGCTACGGGCCCGGGTGTTTCACGGCGACAGGGGGGACCGTTTCGATGCGATCTGCCGCCATGTTCTGGTCGAGGACAGCCTCGACGGCAGCCTCGTGTGCTGCTTTCGGATGCTGCATCTGGAGAACGGGACCGAGATCGGCCGCAGCTATTCCGCCCAGTATTACGAGCTCTCGGCGCTGTCGCAGTTCAGCGGACCGATGGTCGAGATGGGGCGCTTCTGCGTCGATCCCGACCGCCACGATCCCGACATCCTGCGCGTCGCCTGGGCTGCGATGACGGCCTATGTGGACGCACGCGGGGTGGAGATGCTCTTCGGCTGCTCCTCCTTCACCGGCACCAGCGCGCGCGCCTATTACGACGCCTTCGCGCTGCTCAAGGACCGCCACCTCGCCCCGAAGTGCTGGCTGCCGCGGGTCAAGGCGCCCTCGGTCTTCAAGTTCGCGGCCCGGTTGCGCCGCAAGCCCGATCTTCGCGCCGCGCAGGCGGTCATGCCGCCGCTTCTGCGCACCTATCTCCTGATGGGGGGGTGGGTCAGCGATCATGCGGTGATCGACGATCAGATGAACACGCTGCACGTCTTCACCGGGCTGGAGATCAGCGCCGTCCCGCCCGCCCGCGCGCGCCTGTTGCGCAGCCTCGCGGGGGAGGGGCCGGTTTTCCACCATTAG
- the rpmF gene encoding 50S ribosomal protein L32: MAVPKSKITRSKRGMRRAHDALTAANPNECPSCGELKRPHHVCPSCGVYNERDVVVQDEVDLDEDAA; this comes from the coding sequence ATGGCTGTCCCCAAGAGTAAGATCACGCGCTCCAAGCGCGGTATGCGTCGCGCACATGATGCACTGACTGCAGCAAACCCCAACGAATGCCCGTCCTGCGGCGAGCTGAAGCGCCCGCATCACGTCTGCCCTTCCTGCGGCGTGTACAACGAGCGTGACGTTGTCGTACAAGACGAAGTCGATCTTGACGAAGACGCGGCCTAA
- the tyrS gene encoding tyrosine--tRNA ligase: MTYQPKSDFLRIIVERGFLADCTDLQGLDEKLLEGPLTAYIGYDATAQSLHVGHLLNVMLLRWWQKTGNRPLTLMGGGTTKVGDPSFRADERPLLGPEQIDANIEGMGRVFARYLDYGEGKAVMLNNAEWLDGLNYLDFLRDIGRHFSVNRMLSFESVKSRLDREQSLSFLEFNYMILQAYDFLELSRRHDCILQMGGSDQWGNIVNGIDLTRRVIDKEIFGLTTPLLTTSDGRKMGKSQGGAIWLNGDMLSPYEFWQFWRNTTDADVGRFLKLYTELPVEECERLGALEGAEINAAKVILANEVTTLLHGSEAAEAAEATSREVFEKGGTGDDLPTLTLSAADVGDGISVVQLITRSGLAKSGKDAKRLIAEGGARLNDEALGDAGLVIGAGDLGTPIKLSAGRKRHALVVLEG, from the coding sequence ATGACCTACCAGCCCAAATCCGACTTCCTTCGCATCATCGTCGAGCGCGGCTTCCTGGCCGATTGCACCGATCTGCAAGGCCTTGACGAAAAGCTTCTGGAAGGGCCTCTGACGGCATATATCGGTTATGATGCAACGGCGCAGTCGCTGCATGTGGGCCACCTGCTGAACGTCATGTTGCTGCGTTGGTGGCAGAAGACAGGCAACCGCCCCCTGACCCTGATGGGCGGCGGCACCACCAAGGTGGGCGATCCGAGCTTCCGCGCCGACGAGCGCCCGCTTCTGGGGCCCGAGCAGATCGACGCCAATATCGAGGGCATGGGCCGCGTTTTCGCGCGCTACCTCGACTACGGCGAGGGCAAGGCGGTGATGCTCAACAACGCCGAATGGCTCGACGGGCTGAACTACCTCGATTTCCTGCGCGACATCGGGCGTCACTTCAGCGTCAACCGGATGCTGAGCTTCGAATCGGTGAAGTCGCGGCTGGACCGCGAGCAGTCCCTGAGCTTCCTCGAGTTCAACTACATGATCCTGCAAGCCTATGATTTCCTTGAGCTTAGCCGCCGCCACGACTGCATCCTGCAGATGGGCGGCAGCGACCAATGGGGCAATATCGTCAACGGCATCGACCTGACGCGCCGGGTGATCGACAAGGAGATCTTCGGGCTGACGACGCCGCTCCTGACGACCTCGGACGGGCGCAAGATGGGCAAATCGCAAGGCGGCGCGATCTGGCTGAACGGCGACATGCTCAGCCCCTACGAGTTCTGGCAGTTCTGGCGCAACACGACCGACGCCGACGTGGGCCGCTTCCTGAAACTCTACACCGAGCTGCCGGTCGAGGAATGCGAGCGCCTGGGCGCGCTGGAAGGCGCCGAGATCAACGCCGCCAAGGTGATCCTCGCCAACGAGGTCACGACGCTCCTCCATGGCTCTGAGGCCGCCGAGGCTGCCGAGGCGACCTCCCGAGAGGTGTTCGAGAAGGGCGGCACGGGCGATGACCTCCCCACCCTGACGCTGAGCGCGGCAGACGTGGGCGACGGAATTTCCGTGGTGCAGCTGATCACCCGCTCGGGCCTCGCCAAATCCGGCAAGGACGCCAAGCGCTTGATCGCCGAGGGCGGTGCGCGCCTGAATGACGAGGCCCTGGGTGATGCCGGTCTGGTCATCGGGGCCGGCGATCTCGGCACGCCGATCAAGCTCAGTGCCGGCAGGAAGCGTCACGCGCTGGTGGTGCTGGAAGGCTGA
- a CDS encoding MerR family transcriptional regulator, whose amino-acid sequence MAKSAQAFRTIREVADWLDVAAHVLRFWESKFPQIKPVKRAGGRRYYRPADMELVGGIKVLLHDRGLTIRGVQKMISDEGIGAVTALSPSIDSFADSADVIEMEPTAAWEDDAKAEARDEPADAAEPSGEPEQPSPEERSETEEASAATKAEEAAEGVPSDAKTPEATAPEAPARDEPATEEAAPDVANTPSEPPESAPESAPSPKRVSSDPAEGPLGTLVALSQLPAAQRRALTGEIAALARLRDRISQHSRAG is encoded by the coding sequence ATGGCCAAATCCGCGCAAGCCTTCCGCACGATCCGCGAGGTCGCTGACTGGCTGGATGTTGCCGCTCACGTCTTGCGGTTCTGGGAGTCGAAATTCCCGCAAATCAAACCGGTTAAACGCGCCGGTGGGCGGCGCTACTACCGCCCCGCCGACATGGAGTTGGTCGGCGGTATCAAGGTGCTCCTCCACGATCGCGGCCTGACGATACGAGGCGTTCAGAAAATGATCTCGGACGAGGGCATTGGCGCGGTCACCGCCCTCTCCCCCTCGATCGACAGCTTCGCCGACAGCGCTGACGTGATCGAGATGGAGCCGACTGCCGCCTGGGAAGACGACGCCAAGGCCGAGGCGCGCGATGAGCCAGCTGACGCCGCGGAGCCAAGCGGCGAACCGGAGCAACCCTCGCCGGAGGAACGGTCCGAGACCGAGGAAGCCAGTGCCGCCACGAAGGCTGAGGAGGCCGCAGAGGGAGTTCCCTCGGACGCTAAAACACCCGAAGCGACGGCGCCAGAAGCGCCCGCCCGCGACGAGCCTGCCACCGAGGAAGCCGCGCCAGACGTGGCCAATACCCCCTCCGAGCCCCCCGAAAGCGCGCCCGAAAGCGCGCCTTCCCCCAAGCGCGTCTCCTCCGATCCGGCAGAAGGCCCCCTCGGCACGTTGGTCGCCCTGTCGCAGCTCCCCGCCGCGCAGCGCCGCGCCCTGACCGGCGAAATCGCCGCCCTCGCCCGACTGCGAGACCGGATCAGCCAACACTCCCGCGCCGGTTGA
- a CDS encoding YceD family protein: MKPEVLALARLGRAKDTTFSVEPDAAVRKKIAEDLSLLGLRKLRLEGVLQPSGKNDWHLKATLGATAVQECVVTLEPVTTRIDTEVERRYLADMPEPTEEDFEIPEDDTPEPLPQQLNLHDLMSEALALALPDYPRAEGVELGEAVFAAPGVAPMTDQDAKPLAGLAALRDKLSSADEDPEKEG; encoded by the coding sequence ATGAAACCTGAAGTTCTGGCCCTCGCGCGGTTGGGCCGCGCCAAGGATACGACGTTTTCGGTGGAACCCGATGCGGCAGTCCGCAAGAAAATCGCCGAGGACCTGTCCCTGCTCGGCCTTCGCAAGCTGCGGCTGGAAGGGGTGTTGCAGCCCTCTGGCAAGAACGACTGGCACTTGAAGGCCACCCTCGGCGCGACGGCGGTGCAGGAATGCGTCGTCACGCTGGAGCCTGTCACCACCCGGATCGATACGGAGGTCGAGCGCCGCTACCTCGCCGACATGCCCGAGCCGACCGAGGAGGATTTCGAGATCCCCGAGGATGATACGCCCGAGCCCCTGCCGCAGCAGCTGAACCTGCACGACCTGATGTCCGAGGCGCTTGCCCTTGCCCTGCCCGATTATCCGCGCGCCGAAGGTGTCGAACTGGGCGAGGCGGTTTTCGCCGCGCCGGGCGTCGCGCCGATGACCGATCAGGACGCCAAGCCCCTTGCCGGCCTCGCCGCGCTGCGCGATAAGCTGAGCAGTGCCGACGAAGACCCTGAAAAAGAGGGCTGA